The window AACGTCGTCCGCCGTGTCGGCTTCACCAAGACTCGCCCGCAAGCCCGCCAGGGCATCGTTCACGGTCACTTCTGCGTCAACGGTATCAAGGTCACCAAGCCCGGTTACCTGCTGCGATCCGGTGACATCATCGAAGTCCGCGGTCGTGAAAACCTCAAAAACCTGTATCGCGGCGTGATCGCCAACTCCCCGCCAGACGGTCTGGATTGGGTGTCCTTTGACAGCGAAGGCCTGCGAGCGACCGTGTTGAGCTTGCCGAGTGCGGTCGACATCAGTTTGCCCGTCGATGCTAATAGCGTCGTCGAATTCTTGTCTCGCTAAAGTAGCGACGACGCTTCGGATTCAAGTCGCCACGCTCAACCGGGCGTGGCCTGCGGGGCTCGTATTTCGCCGTAACCCATTTTTCTGATTGGCCGGTTCCCGCCGGCCGCTCGAACCAGGTCGATGGCCGGTGGGAGCCGGCCCTACGGTAGCTCGCCATCTCGAAAACCAAGGTGCGACGGAATACGATCGCTTCATGCAATTCATCTGCCGCCCTCTGGGCTGAGAAGCCTACGTTCCTTCACTTCTCTTTCTCGCAACCTGTTTTCACATCATGCACAGTCCCGTTGTTGTTCTCGGTGGTGGTCCCGGTGGTTATGCGGCCGCTTTTCTTGCAGCTGACGAAGGTCTCGATGTCACCATTGTCGAAGCTGAATCCCGCTTGGGTGGCACGTGTCTGCTGCGTGGCTGTATTCCCAGCAAGGCTCTGTTGCACCTGGCCAAGGTGATTCATGAAGTCGAAGAGTTGAAAGCGGATTGGGGTGTGGAGTATGCGGGCGAACCATCGATCAACGTCGATGCCGTGCGTGGCCGCAAGGAAAAGGTGATCTCGAACCTCACCGGTGGGTTGGCTCAGATCGCCAAGCGACGGAATGTGACTGTCATTCAGGCGCGGGGCTCATTCGTCAGTTCGGGCGAGCTCAAGCTCGAAGGTGACCATGAATCGATTCCCGAAGGCGGTTCGATCACGTTCGATCACTGCATTTTGGCCACTGGCAGCGTGCCTGCCATGCCCCCCAGTTTTGACATTGGCAGCGACCGGGTCATGGACAGTACCGGCGCGTTGGCTCTTCAGGACATCCCTGAATCATTGCTCGTAATCGGTGGCGGTTACATCGGGCTGGAGATGGGGACGGTCTACGCGAGTCTCGGCTCAAAGGTGACGGTTGTTGAGTTGGCCGAAGGGTTGCTGCCGGGAGCGGACCGCGACCTGGTGAAACCGCTCGCAAAACGCGTGGATGCCATGTGTGAAGGCCGAGTTTATCTCAACACCAAGGTCGGTTCGATCAGCGAAGTCGATAACCAGGTCGAAGTGACTTTCGAAGGGCCGAACAAGTTCGGTCATGAGCGTTTTGATCGCGTGCTGGTCAGCGTGGGGCGTCGTCCGGTCACCCGCGGTCTGGGATTGGAAAACACCCAGGTCGTCGTCAATGAACGCGGCTTCGTGGTGTGCAACTCGCAACAACGCACTGCCGATCCCAAGATCTTCGCCATTGGCGACGTCGCTGGCGATCCCATGCTCGCCCACAAAGCCACCCACGAAGGGCGTGTCGCTGCCGAAGTAATCGCCGGTAAAGCAGCTGAATTCGATAAGAGAGCGATTCCCGCAGTTGTGTTCACCGATCCGGAAATTGCTTGGGCAGGGCTAACCGAAGAGGAAGCCAAACGCGACGGTCGTGAGGTCAGCGTGGCTGTATATCCATGGGTCGCTAGCGGGCGTGCCCAGGCCCTCAATATTACTGATGGCTTGACTAAGTGGCTGATTGATCCCGAAACCAACCGAGTGCTCGGATGCGGCATCGTCGGTAGCGGCGCGGGCGAATTGATTGCTGAGGCTGTATTGGCAATTGAGATGGGGTGCGAGGTCTCAGATATCGCGGAGACGGTCCACGCGCACCCCACGCTCGGCGAAACACTGATGAATGCAGGCGAAATTTACTTCGGCACGGCAACCGAGATCTACAAGCCGAAGAAAAAAGCGAAAGCGTAAGAAGGTCGCAGCTGGGGACCCTGTTCCCTCACGTATCGCCGCGCAAGGGGTCGTCGCCGGGCGGGGGATCGTCGCCGGGCGAAGGATCGTCGCCGGGCGATAATCCCTCGCACTGAACCCGGCCTACCGCAACTGATATCGGTACTGAAATCGGCCGCCCGGAGCCGCGTCGCCGTTGGTGTACGTGTCCATGATGTCGCCGGGCGATTGCGAGTTGTCGATCCATTTGAAGCCAATCGATGCACCGGATTCGGTGTGCTCGAAATAAGGGTTCAAAACACTCTTGGAAATCGCGACGTGCATATGGTGGCCGTCCACACGAAAGCGGGCGCTGCCAGCCGGCTGCCAATTCCAATCGCCAGTCGATGATGTCACAGTATCGCCGCGAATCAGTAATTCGAATCCTTCCCAGTGCGAGGCTGTGGCTTTGGATTCAACACGCGGTGTAGCCACGTCGAGCAGTAACCACATCCAATTGGGGTCATGGGAATCTGTGATTGGCTCGCGGGTTCGCATGTAAAAGTAGAGGTTTTCCGCGTCCTCAGTGACCTTGGCGATATGAAAATCGTTGCGTCCGGAAGTCACGCGATAGTGATGCTGGCCGCAGCCAGGAAAATCGCGAGGCAGTGTATCGCAGAGATGATCAACGTAGACGGATTCAACGTCGTCCCACTGGCTCATCGGCCCCTCGATCTCGATTGTTTTTCCTTGCCGATTCGCGCTGGGCCCGGTTTCACGTTCGGGTGTCATGCCCTTGAAACGACGAATGTTCGCAGTAAGCTGCATGTAGTAATTATCGCCGTAGCCGCCTTTCATCATCTCGACATCTCGACTGGCCTCGAGATCAAATTGGTCGCAGAAGACGGGTGGTCCGGACGCTCCCGTGTTGAGCTGCATGGCAATCCATTCGTTCCAGCCGGTCACGAAGGTGACCTCGGGATCGAGCTCGAGTGCTCCCTGCCATTGTTCCTCAAAATTCAGTCCGTACTGAAACGCATTGGGACGCGGGTCAACGGAGCCCCGGTGAAAGCTCCGGCCACGCGCCCGACCTGTGCTCATCATCTCTACCCGACCCGTTTTCTGATCGAGATTCTGGCCGACCGATACGCTGACCTGCTCCGGACGGGTAGGGTCTTGGTCGTACGAGTGCACCTGGGGATAGATCGCTTCCCAATGCCACGCGTTATGTGTGTTGACGAGCTCGAATGGCCAGTGGGCTTTTCGCAGCGTGAAGAATTCAGCCACCTCCTGTGACGCCTTCGCAGGATCACAGATCAGCAACGGCTTGCCCTTCCATGCGAAGAAAAAGTCAGCGTGTTCTCCGGATTCGTAAAAGGCTTCGTAGATCCGCTGAGCCGTCCGCTCAGCGTGCGAGTTGACCATAAACGTTAGCTGCGGAGTGTGCTCACCTGCAGCATGCTTATCTGCCAGGATCCGCAGCATCTCGGTGATCACATTTTCATAAAACAGTCCGTTGGTCGCGTCGATCACTAAAAAGTCAACGCCTGCATCGGACAGCAGGTCAGCGTGCCGGCGAAGAATCCATGGATCGTCGCTGCGGTAGTAGCCGAACAGCGGTTCGCCCCAAAAGTGAAAGGCGTTCTTCTTGCCCCATGGTGGTGAGGCATTGGTCGTCATTGCGTCCGGGTGGTTCTGGAGGATCAGCGAGTTGTCATAGGCTGCGATATTTTGCATCCAGGCAAAATAGAAGATGCCAACATATCTATCGCTTTGAAACGGCCGCACGTCGGCCGGGCTCGGCATTGCCCGGCCTAAGGCATCGCGGCCGAATAACGCCGGTGGTGCGGTGCTCTGACCAGGAGCCGCCGCCGCAGCGACGAGGGTGGCAGCTGCGACGATAGACAAACGCGACAATATGCGGAGAGATGGGGCGGGCATTTCAGGCGGGAGATGGGAGGCAGGCGGTGGGGAGATTGGAGGTGGGCCATCCATTCTACCGTTTGCGGTGCATCGCGATACCGGATTTGCCGGTGCGAACCTTGCGCCGGCCAGAGGACGCCGGTCGGCGCCTTTCCTTGTAAAATGCACGCAGCCCACCAACCGCTGAGTTGATGACCGAGACCCCAGGAAACGGATCGGTCTCAGGCGGGGAAAAGGTTCTATCCTACGTTTGCGTGTCGTGGATGCTCTGCTCGTTAACATCGGTGGTAACGTTCGGCAGGACCATCCGGAAGCACGCTCCCCCTTGCGGGGTGTTGGAAACTTCCACGCTACCTCCGTGCTCCTGCATGATCTTGGCGGTGACGGGCAGCCCGAGTCCGGTACCGCGAGCACCTTTCTTCGATTCAAAGAGCGAAAAAATCTGCTCGCGTTCATCTTCGGGGACCCCATCGCCATCGTCTTCGACGTCGATGATCCAGCCGATCGCGGGGTCGAAGCGGCTGGCGACGCGAACGATTGACGCAGCAGCGTCAATCGCATTGGTGATCAGGTTCAAGAGTGCTCGATGAATGGCGTCGGGATCGAAACTCGCCATCGGGAGGTGTTCGTCCAATTGGAAACGTAACTCGGTCGCCGCATCGTTAGCGCGACCCTGCATCAAATCCAGCACGTCGCGAATGGTGTCATTCAGGTCTGCTTCGACTCGCTGTGGTTCTCGCTCTTTTGAGAACGTGAGCATATCGAGTACGAGGTTGCTGATCCGTTCTTGATTACGGTCAACGATGGCCCAACCCCGGCGGATGGTCTCGGTCTCGTTTTTCGCTAATCCCGATTCGATTAGATAGCTGCCCCCTCGCACGCCTTGCAGGATATTTTTGATGTGATGGGAGAGCGTCGCAATCGTTTGGCCCATTGCGGCAAGGCGTTCACCCTGCAGGAGCGCTGAGTAGTAAAAGGTGTCCTCGATTGCCAATGCCGCTTGATGCCCGATCGCTGTGATCAACTTGAGGTGCTCATCGTGAAAGCGCGTGGCCCCTTTCTTTTTGATCCATTCACCTGGCGGCGTGTAAGTATCGACGTAAAGCGCGCCGACGACGTCATAGCGTCCTTGGAGCGGCACGCACAGAGCTTCGCGAACGCCGCCCTGCACGATGGACGCAGCACTTTCAAATCGTTCGTCGTCGACCGCATCGCTCGTCCGCACCCCTTCTTTGTGCTGCATGACATAGTCGAGAATCGTGTGACTGATCGTGATGCGGCCGGGTGGCTTGGACCGGGTTTGCAGATTCGTTGGCGCAGACCCGCTGTGATCGCGGTCGCAACGGGCAGCAGGGGTCATGCGTTTAGTCTCGGGATCACGCAGCATCACACAGCCGCGATCGGCTTCCACCCAGTCAAAGATTAGCTTCAGCACGCGATCGAGAACTTCATTGAGGTCGTCGGTCCGGCCGACGGCCAAGGCGGTCAGGTACATCACCTCGAGCGACTGGTCAGTGTCGAGGAAATGTCCTGGCGCTGTGGCGACGGGCTCCTGCTGCGGGGACTCGGGGCGACTGGGGTGTCGCTCAGCTAATTCGCTGGACGTCGATCCGGAAGCTCCCGGGGTGCGGGAGAAGCGGTCACGCGAGAACGACGATACAATGCGACTGGCATCGCCGCCTTGGACCTGCCGGACGATGTCCACACCGTGGGCGGCGCCCATCGCCGCAGCGTTACCGGTGCCGGTGAAAATTAATAGCGTGCCCCCAATCTCAATCCGGTCGCCGCTGACGAGGTCCTGCCGCGAGATCCTGTCACCGTTGACGTGTGTGCCATTACTGCTGCCCAGATCGATCAACTCGTAGCGGCCGGTGGCAAAATCACAGCGGACCTCGGCATGGCCCCGAGATGCCTCGTTGTCAAGCAGTTGGATATCGTTGGTCGAATCGCGACCCAACCGTTGGACCGGTGCCGCGAGCGGGAAGTGCTTACCCTGGTCGCGCCCTCGAATAACGAACAGCGAGGCCATGACGGAGTGGTTCCTGGGGAGTTTAGCGAATCTGGGCAGGTATGAGCGAAAAGTGGCAGACTCTTTTCGGATAGGCACACAAGATAGCTTGTCAGCAAGCCCAATGTTTGACTACCGTCGGACTTTTCTTGATTTGCCGAATTTGAGCTCTTGCCAGCGTTTTTGTGTGTTCTCGCTATGTTTTCCTCCTCTCAATTCCGACTTGGCTGTCGAGAAAAACAGAGTGAGGTTATGGGGAGACTAGTCGCTGCAGCAATCTTTTTAGCACTGCTCTCCCCCTTGTTGGGATGCCGGTCTGTAGCCCCCGTTCATCTGTGGCAGTCGCCTCAGCTCGGTTCTGTAGGCGGCGAAAAACTCGTCTTGATGGAGATTGCTGGCCCCGTGGACACCGCAGAGGGGATCCGCGATGCACTCGTGGCACAGACGAGCGCAGATGTGCCTAGCCGCTCAACGTTGGCAGGTGCGCCGATCACGCTACTGTTGCCCGATCAGTTACAGCCGCCTTCGAATATTGAGCTAGTTTCGAATGTGGAGCGTGCACCGAGCGATCTGGCGGTTGCGGCAGTCGCCCGACGATCGGGCGTGCGATATTTGCTTCGCGGGGAAATTATGCATGCTACCGGCAAGCCCTACTCCGACGAACGCTTGAGTGTCGTGTGGCGACTGGTCGGCCTCGACTCCCATACTGGTACGGGGGCGACGCCAGTTTCCATCGACCAGTCGACGATCGAGCAGCGTTATCCGGATCTGATGGCAGTGCCCGATCCAACTGAGCGGTTGCATCAGGCGATGGCGCGGCACACCCTGGGTTTGGTGCGTGAATCGGTCGTTCGTCAGAACGTCGACCTGGCATGTTCGTACATCTCGCTAGGGAGTGCCGATGTGCGTCGCGGCATCGCCCTAGCGAAACTCGGCAACTGGCCTGCCGCCGAAGAAATCTGGGTAGCCACCCTTGAACGATATCCCTTTCAAACCGCGGCCTGGATTAACTCGGCGGTTGCCGCGGCTGCCCGTCAGGATTTTGAACAGGCCAAGCAGAGGGTCACTCGCGCGATCCAGCTTTCCATCCTTCTGCCGGTGCACCGCAACCTGGCCGAAGAGACGCTCGTGTGGTTGGAACTACAACAACGCGACTACGTCAAATCGTTTGATCTACCCGATCCACCCGGCGGTTGGCGAGTGACACATTTGAGCGACGAGGATTCCATGCGGAGCGTCCTCGGCCAGCGGTAGCAGTTCGGTCAGCCATGGGTATCCCGACCGGCCTCAGGATCGTGGGCGTGCAGGGCGGATGCGCAGGGCGGTCGGAGTTCTATCATGGGGCAGCGTTCACTATCGAGTCAGGTTTTCGCTCAGCAACGCGTAATTTGGCACTGCGGCTGCGGGGATTGTCTCGAGTCTCTTGCTCAGTTGGCCGCAGCGGCTTTTTGGTCAGAATGGTCCAACGTTCGTCATCGCGGAACGCATTCTTGACGATCCGGTCCTCGAGTGAGTGAAAGCTGATCGCGGCCACGCGGCCGCCCGGAGCGATCCAGTCTGCGGCCGACATGAGTGTCCGCTGCAGAATGCCGAGTTCATCATTGACAGCGATTCGCAGCGCCTGAAACGTCCGGGTCGCCGGATGGATGTCGTGGTTCTTGCCACGTGGCACGCACCGGCGGCAAATCTCGACAAGGTCTCCGACGGTGCGAACGGGAGACCGATCTTTGGCACGCAAAATAATCATTTTCGCAATTCGACGACTGTATCGCTCTTCGCCAAATTGATAGATCGCGTCGGCGATCTGTCGCTCGCTGTGATAGGCCAGCCACTCGTAGGCTGGTATATCGGACTCGGGATCAAATCGCAGGTCGAGTTCCGCTTCTTCCAACGTGAAGCTGAACCCTCGAGCACGGTCGGCGAGTTGGTCGCTCGATAAACCGAGGTCCAGCACAAAACCGTCAGCGTGGGAACGCCCGCAATGCTCGAGCGCTGCAGGCGATTTTTCGTAGCTGCCCAGAAACAGTTCAATCCGCGGATCGCTGCCTGGGCCGCCGGCAACATCGTCGCGAGCAATGACCGCAGGGTCGCGGTCCATACCGATAATCAGCGGTGACAGACCGGAGACACCTCCATGCTCTTGCTGCGAGGAGCATTCTGCTTTCGGCAACACATCGAGAAGCAGATGGGTGTGGCCACCGCCACCATAAGTGCCGTCGACGATCGTGCGTGGATGGGTCTCGCCAATCCAGTGTACGATTTCGTCCGGCATGACGGAGACGTGCTCGGTAGGATCGCTCACGCGGGTTGCTTTACCTCGGCGGAGACTTCTGCGAATGTTTTGCTGCAGTGGAGAGCCGTTTCCATTTGGCCGGCGATTTTGGCGAGTTTTTGCTCGTCACCCCCGCCCACTTCCGCAGCGAGCCAACCTTGGAATCCGATTTTCACGAGTGCCTGACGGACTGAATCCCAGTCAATGTCTCCCTCGGTGATGTCGGTAAAGCTGCCTGTGGCACGTGAAAAACCCTTGATATCCAGTTTTTGAATATGGCTACCAAGTGTCTCGACCCACTCGGCAACATCGCCATACTTCCAGTGATTGCCTAAATCGAATTGAACACCAACTGTGTCGGTGCCGAAGGAGGCGATGAAATCGGCCAGCGGCTGAGCGGACTGGTTCTCGTCGCCACCATGGTCGTAAAGAAAGTGATTCCAGACGTTCTCGATGACGATATGAACGCCGAGTTTATCTGCCAGCGGGATGGCCTTGGAGATGGCGTCAAACGCACGTGAACGAACCTCTTCAGCGGTTCCATCCTTCCCATGACCGGGAACCAGCAGCATCGTTTTCGCCCCCAGTGCAGCGGTTTGTTCTAAGGACTGATGCAGCAGTTCTTGTGCTTTCTCACGTGTTTGGGGATCGGGGTTCGTATGGGTTACCGACCAGTGGTAGCCGCCCACTGTGCCGTCAATGATCAAGCCTGTCTTTTCAGCGGCGGCGCGAAGTGCAGCCACATCCAGATTGCCCGTATTGGGTTCGACGCCCACAAACCCAGCATCCAGAGCGGCCTGGAACCGCTCTTCCCAGGATCCTTTGACGCCGATCATCCCGGCTTTGA of the Allorhodopirellula heiligendammensis genome contains:
- a CDS encoding ATP-binding protein; the encoded protein is MASLFVIRGRDQGKHFPLAAPVQRLGRDSTNDIQLLDNEASRGHAEVRCDFATGRYELIDLGSSNGTHVNGDRISRQDLVSGDRIEIGGTLLIFTGTGNAAAMGAAHGVDIVRQVQGGDASRIVSSFSRDRFSRTPGASGSTSSELAERHPSRPESPQQEPVATAPGHFLDTDQSLEVMYLTALAVGRTDDLNEVLDRVLKLIFDWVEADRGCVMLRDPETKRMTPAARCDRDHSGSAPTNLQTRSKPPGRITISHTILDYVMQHKEGVRTSDAVDDERFESAASIVQGGVREALCVPLQGRYDVVGALYVDTYTPPGEWIKKKGATRFHDEHLKLITAIGHQAALAIEDTFYYSALLQGERLAAMGQTIATLSHHIKNILQGVRGGSYLIESGLAKNETETIRRGWAIVDRNQERISNLVLDMLTFSKEREPQRVEADLNDTIRDVLDLMQGRANDAATELRFQLDEHLPMASFDPDAIHRALLNLITNAIDAAASIVRVASRFDPAIGWIIDVEDDGDGVPEDEREQIFSLFESKKGARGTGLGLPVTAKIMQEHGGSVEVSNTPQGGACFRMVLPNVTTDVNEQSIHDTQT
- a CDS encoding sugar phosphate isomerase/epimerase family protein codes for the protein MHAPSDFTNSRRGFLAFASMAAGACLSGPRAEADESSNTSSSTPWLKKTLKAGMIGVKGSWEERFQAALDAGFVGVEPNTGNLDVAALRAAAEKTGLIIDGTVGGYHWSVTHTNPDPQTREKAQELLHQSLEQTAALGAKTMLLVPGHGKDGTAEEVRSRAFDAISKAIPLADKLGVHIVIENVWNHFLYDHGGDENQSAQPLADFIASFGTDTVGVQFDLGNHWKYGDVAEWVETLGSHIQKLDIKGFSRATGSFTDITEGDIDWDSVRQALVKIGFQGWLAAEVGGGDEQKLAKIAGQMETALHCSKTFAEVSAEVKQPA
- the rsmH gene encoding 16S rRNA (cytosine(1402)-N(4))-methyltransferase RsmH, translated to MSDPTEHVSVMPDEIVHWIGETHPRTIVDGTYGGGGHTHLLLDVLPKAECSSQQEHGGVSGLSPLIIGMDRDPAVIARDDVAGGPGSDPRIELFLGSYEKSPAALEHCGRSHADGFVLDLGLSSDQLADRARGFSFTLEEAELDLRFDPESDIPAYEWLAYHSERQIADAIYQFGEERYSRRIAKMIILRAKDRSPVRTVGDLVEICRRCVPRGKNHDIHPATRTFQALRIAVNDELGILQRTLMSAADWIAPGGRVAAISFHSLEDRIVKNAFRDDERWTILTKKPLRPTEQETRDNPRSRSAKLRVAERKPDSIVNAAP
- the lpdA gene encoding dihydrolipoyl dehydrogenase encodes the protein MHSPVVVLGGGPGGYAAAFLAADEGLDVTIVEAESRLGGTCLLRGCIPSKALLHLAKVIHEVEELKADWGVEYAGEPSINVDAVRGRKEKVISNLTGGLAQIAKRRNVTVIQARGSFVSSGELKLEGDHESIPEGGSITFDHCILATGSVPAMPPSFDIGSDRVMDSTGALALQDIPESLLVIGGGYIGLEMGTVYASLGSKVTVVELAEGLLPGADRDLVKPLAKRVDAMCEGRVYLNTKVGSISEVDNQVEVTFEGPNKFGHERFDRVLVSVGRRPVTRGLGLENTQVVVNERGFVVCNSQQRTADPKIFAIGDVAGDPMLAHKATHEGRVAAEVIAGKAAEFDKRAIPAVVFTDPEIAWAGLTEEEAKRDGREVSVAVYPWVASGRAQALNITDGLTKWLIDPETNRVLGCGIVGSGAGELIAEAVLAIEMGCEVSDIAETVHAHPTLGETLMNAGEIYFGTATEIYKPKKKAKA
- the rpsD gene encoding 30S ribosomal protein S4, with amino-acid sequence MGHYTGPKARINRRLGTMLYETSGAARALDRRNTPPGMHVRGRRPSVYGLALMEKQKIKHYYGLGERQLRRYFDNVGRKSGNTGELLLLMCESRLDNVVRRVGFTKTRPQARQGIVHGHFCVNGIKVTKPGYLLRSGDIIEVRGRENLKNLYRGVIANSPPDGLDWVSFDSEGLRATVLSLPSAVDISLPVDANSVVEFLSR